A single region of the Triticum dicoccoides isolate Atlit2015 ecotype Zavitan chromosome 2B, WEW_v2.0, whole genome shotgun sequence genome encodes:
- the LOC119360820 gene encoding uncharacterized protein LOC119360820: protein MDAGGSSAISNSRPSDRFLDLPLSRTRAAHLSSSRHPPSSLDLLPRFALPSPRSESSPEPRTPSPRPALLSISIAAARSPVHLHRRGGGDPGRALRYLHRRGPPFCPRLPRLLLWQEEQPEGCLYSSSSSGITSHRHQKAVGRRRAATTDTLAADAGGDERILAVPVSFTSDPSRSSGRHHGWRADGHGATDAHLYGDPNAAAVSALLASRSDGDKFDALKHLLALIAQDLDVSYLFPQAVKNMVAQSLELKTLVPSTSLQVMGVGYTGSLAAHAQNMVTTDLFPSYNIMEEGWLIFHPIMQECYREYKLGLKDGEAYTDSGSASTVMGLSFGTPVVGLRIRMPCLCSIQLGQ from the exons ATGGATGCCGGAGGCTCCTCAGCGATTAGCAACTCTCGGCCGTCGGATCGTTTCCTTGAT CTGCCTCTCTCCCGCACTCGCGCAGCCCATCTCTCTTCCTCCCGTCACCCCCCCTCCTCGCTCGATCTCCTCCCTCGCTTCGCCCTCCCCTCCCCTCGATCTGAATCCTCCCCTGAACCCAGAACTCCATCGCCGCGGCCCGCTCTCCTGTCCATCTCCATCGCCGCGGCCCGCTCTCCTGTCCATCTCCATCGCCGCGGAGGAGGAGATCCAGGCAGAGCGCTCCGCTATCTCCATCGCCGCGGCCCGCCCTTCTGTCCGCGTCTCCCGCGGCTGCTCCTCTGGCAGGAGGAGCAGCCCGAAGGCTGCctctacagcagcagcagcagcggaatCACATCCCACAGGCACCAAAAGGCGGTCGGAAGGAGGCGAGCGGCCACCACCGACACactcgccgctgacgccggcggcgACGAACGGATCCTGGCCGTCCCCGTCTCCTTCACATCAGATCCGTCAAGGTCCAGCGGACGACATCATGGGTGGCGTGCGGATGGGCACGGAGCCACGGACGCACACCTCTACGGCGACCCCAATGCCGCCGCCGTCTCGGCGCTCCTCGCATCCCGCTCCGACGGCGACAAGTTCGACGCGCTGAAACACCTCCTCGCCCTCATCGCGCAAGACCTTGACGTCTCCTACCTCTTCCCGCAG GCGGTCAAGAACATGGTGGCGCAGTCGCTTGAGCTGAAGACGCTCGTCCCATCTACAA GTCTACAAGTCATGGGTGTTGGATATACTGGGTCACTCGcagctcatgcccaaaacatggtgACCACAG ATTTGTTTCCATCTTATAACATCATGGAAGAAGGGTGGCTTATATTCCACCCGATCATGCAAGAGTGTTACCGAGAATATAAGCTAGGCCTAAAAG ATGGAGAAGCCTACACAGACTCCGGTTCTGCTTCCACTGTCATGGGTTTGTCATTCGGGACACCTGTCGTCGGGTTGCGGATCCGCATGCCCTGCCTCTGTTCGATCCAGCTGGGTCAATGA
- the LOC119363327 gene encoding organic cation/carnitine transporter 2-like translates to MADTASAPLLTSHKTRPAKAPSIDDTIETYMGATGALQLLKAVLLAFAWAFDAQQVFISVFTDAEPQWHCTGADASCSAAAASPCALPSGAWAWDRPAVTSVVSEWSLKCAGPALVSLPASSFFAGCLAGGFLLTTLADSLLGRRKMLLVSIVSMSVAGVLTAFSPNVWVYAALRFMSGFGRSMVGTCTLVLSTELVGKRWRDTVCVAGFFCFTLGFLSLPALAYTFREESWRNMYLWTSVPSLCYSILFYFLVQESPRWLLVRGRKQDAIETLQQIASLNGNSITSSFSMLHACTMNNDTAEESSGDSVFATLHSMWERPWALRRLAAIMTASFGVGMVYYGMPLNVGNLGSNLYLSVTYNALAELPSSILSWLLMGRINRRSSVIALTGAAGVWSLACVIIPQGAARMAAELLSFFATCTAFNVIMMYSIELFPTSVRNSAVGLVRQALVLGGVAAPVLVALGRERSFLSFGVFGLVVGCFGMFAACLPETRGKGMSDTMDEEEHKEAAVAACTVDDADCNSDLV, encoded by the coding sequence ATGGCTGACACGGCCTCCGCCCCGCTCCTAACAAGCCACAAAACAAGGCCGGCCAAGGCGCCGTCGATCGATGACACCATCGAGACGTACATGGGCGCCACCGGCGCCCTGCAGCTCCTCAAGGCCGTCTTGCTGGCCTTCGCGTGGGCCTTCGACGCGCAGCAGGTGTTCATCTCGGTGTTCACCGACGCCGAGCCGCAGTGGCACTGCACCGGCGCCGACGCGTCCTGCTCGGCCGCCGCGGCCTCTCCGTGCGCGCTCCCGTCCGGCGCGTGGGCGTGGGACCGCCCTGCCGTGACGTCGGTGGTCTCGGAGTGGTCACTCAAGTGCGCCGGCCCGGCGCTCGTGTCCCTCCCGGCGTCCTCGTTCTTTGCCGGCTGCCTCGCCGGCGGCTTCCTCCTCACAACGCTCGCCGACTCGCTCCTGGGCCGCAGGAAGATGCTGCTCGTGTCCATTGTGTCCATGTCCGTCGCTGGCGTGCTCACCGCGTTCTCGCCGAACGTGTGGGTGTACGCCGCCCTGCGTTTCATGTCCGGGTTCGGCAGGTCTATGGTTGGCACGTGCACGCTGGTCCTCTCCACGGAGCTCGTCGGCAAGAGGTGGCGCGACACGGTGTGCGTGGCGGGGTTCTTCTGCTTCACCCTCGGGTTCCTGTCGCTCCCGGCGCTCGCCTACACGTTCCGGGAGGAATCGTGGCGGAACATGTACCTGTGGACCTCCGTGCCTTCCCTCTGCTACTCCATCCTATTCTACTTCCTCGTCCAGGAGTCGCCGCGGTGGCTTCTGGTGCGCGGCCGCAAGCAGGACGCCATCGAGACGCTGCAGCAGATCGCCTCGCTCAACGGCAACAGCATCACGTCCAGCTTCTCCATGCTGCACGCCTGCACCATGAACAATGACACGGCGGAGGAGAGCAGCGGCGACAGCGTGTTCGCCACGCTGCACTCCATGTGGGAGCGCCCGTGGGCGCTCCGGAGGCTGGCGGCGATCATGACAGCCAGCTTCGGCGTCGGCATGGTCTACTACGGCATGCCGCTCAACGTCGGCAACCTGGGATCCAACCTCTACCTGAGCGTCACGTACAACGCGCTGGCCGAGCTGCCGTCGTCCATCCTCTCGTGGCTCCTGATGGGCAGGATCAACCGCCGGAGCTCGGTGATCGCGCTCACCGGGGCGGCGGGGGTGTGGAGCCTCGCGTGCGTCATCATCCCGCAGGGCGCGGCGCGGATGGCCGCCGAGCTGCTCTCCTTCTTCGCGACGTGCACGGCGTTCAACGTCATCATGATGTACTCCATCGAGCTGTTCCCGACGTCCGTGCGCAACTCGGCGGTGGGGCTGGTAAGGCAGGCGCTGGTGCTGGGAGGCGTGGCGGCGCCCGTGCTCGTCGCGCTGGGCCGCGAGAGGAGCTTCTTGTCGTTCGGCGTGTTCGGGCTCGTCGTCGGCTGCTTCGGCATGTTCGCTGCCTGCCTGCCGGAGACGCGCGGGAAGGGCATGTCGGACACCATggacgaggaggagcacaaggaggcggcggtggccgcttGCACCGTCGACGATGCGGACTGTAACAGCGACCTCGTGTAA